From a single Flavobacterium sp. genomic region:
- a CDS encoding ParA family protein has translation MGKIIAIANQKGGVGKTTTSVNLAASLGVLEKKVLLIDADPQANASSGLGIDVESVEIGSYQVLEHSATPEEATVSCSAPNVSVIPAHIDLVAIEIELVDKENREYMLKTALESVKDKYDYILIDCAPSLGLLTLNALTAADSVVIPIQCEYFALEGLGKLLNTIKSVQKIHNPSLDIEGLLLTMYDSRLRLSNQVVEEVQKHFNDMVFETIIQRNIKLSEAPSFGESIINYDATSKGATNYLNLAEEIIKKNQ, from the coding sequence ATGGGTAAAATCATTGCAATTGCCAATCAAAAAGGTGGTGTAGGAAAAACAACTACTTCTGTTAATTTAGCAGCATCTCTTGGTGTTTTAGAAAAAAAAGTGCTTTTAATAGATGCCGACCCACAAGCTAATGCTAGTTCGGGTTTAGGAATTGATGTAGAAAGTGTAGAAATTGGTTCCTATCAAGTTCTTGAACACAGCGCAACACCAGAAGAAGCAACCGTTTCGTGTTCGGCACCAAATGTTTCGGTGATTCCAGCTCATATTGACTTGGTGGCTATCGAAATTGAATTAGTAGACAAAGAAAATCGCGAGTACATGCTAAAAACAGCATTGGAAAGTGTAAAAGATAAATACGATTACATATTAATTGACTGTGCACCTTCTTTAGGATTATTAACATTGAACGCTTTAACAGCGGCGGATAGTGTAGTAATTCCGATTCAATGCGAATATTTTGCATTAGAAGGGTTAGGAAAATTATTAAACACCATTAAAAGTGTTCAAAAAATCCACAATCCGAGTTTAGATATTGAAGGATTGTTATTAACCATGTACGATTCCCGTTTGCGCTTATCCAACCAAGTGGTTGAAGAAGTACAAAAACACTTCAATGATATGGTATTTGAAACAATTATTCAAAGAAATATCAAGTTGAGTGAAGCTCCAAGTTTTGGCGAAAGCATTATTAATTATGACGCTACTAGTAAAGGCGCAACAAATTATTTAAACTTGGCTGAAGAAATTATTAAGAAAAATCAATAA
- a CDS encoding ParB/RepB/Spo0J family partition protein, producing MTKAVKKQALGRGLSALLKDPENDIKSVEDKNADKVVGNIIELDLESIEINPFQPRTNFNEETIQELAKSIKELGVIQPITVRKLDFNKYQLISGERRLRASKLIGLKTIPAYIRLANDNESLVMALVENIQRHDLDPIEVAISYQRLIEEINLTQEELSERVGKKRSTITNYLRLLKLDPIIQTGMRDGFISMGHGRALINIENQDVQSDIYHKVVTQNLSVRETEALVKNYQDSLKPKTTKPAKSNSFDIKEEEKKAFANYFGTKVDVKVAGGKGKITIPFHSEEDFNRILKLINA from the coding sequence ATGACAAAAGCGGTAAAGAAACAAGCCTTAGGAAGAGGTTTATCGGCTTTATTAAAAGATCCTGAAAATGATATTAAATCAGTTGAGGATAAAAATGCTGATAAAGTAGTAGGAAATATTATTGAATTAGATCTTGAATCGATTGAAATTAATCCGTTTCAACCGAGAACGAATTTCAACGAAGAAACCATACAAGAATTAGCCAAATCGATTAAAGAATTAGGTGTAATTCAACCGATAACCGTTAGAAAATTAGATTTCAACAAGTACCAATTAATTTCTGGAGAGCGTCGTTTGCGTGCTTCAAAATTAATCGGATTGAAAACAATTCCGGCTTATATTCGATTGGCAAATGATAATGAATCATTGGTTATGGCATTGGTGGAAAACATCCAACGTCATGATTTAGACCCAATTGAGGTAGCTATTTCGTACCAACGTTTAATCGAAGAAATCAATTTAACACAAGAAGAATTGAGTGAGCGCGTAGGCAAAAAGCGTTCTACCATTACCAATTATTTACGTTTATTGAAATTAGACCCTATCATTCAAACAGGAATGCGCGATGGTTTTATTTCAATGGGACATGGAAGAGCGTTGATTAACATTGAAAATCAAGATGTTCAAAGCGATATTTATCACAAAGTGGTAACACAAAATCTTTCTGTAAGAGAAACAGAGGCTTTGGTTAAAAATTACCAAGATAGCTTAAAACCAAAAACAACTAAACCTGCAAAAAGCAACTCATTTGACATCAAAGAAGAAGAGAAAAAAGCATTTGCAAATTATTTCGGAACTAAAGTTGATGTAAAAGTAGCTGGTGGAAAAGGGAAAATAACAATTCCATTTCATTCTGAAGAAGACTTTAATCGTATCTTAAAACTTATAAACGCGTAG
- a CDS encoding DUF5683 domain-containing protein, giving the protein MSFQVKAQEEISLKSADTTKAIINPNTPAKAAFYSALVPGLGQAYNKKYWKIPLVYAGLGAGIYYYTWNQKKYHEFRDEYKRRLDGTYDPNHPIYGDLDNDRLVRAQKFHQRNRDLSALITAVIYILNIVDANIDGHLMQFNVNDNLSIKPDMNQNQIDYKFNYGMTLTFNF; this is encoded by the coding sequence TTGAGTTTTCAAGTAAAAGCACAAGAAGAAATATCTTTAAAATCAGCCGATACAACAAAAGCCATTATTAATCCAAACACACCTGCAAAAGCAGCATTTTATTCAGCTTTAGTTCCTGGATTAGGACAAGCTTACAATAAAAAGTATTGGAAAATTCCATTAGTATATGCTGGATTAGGTGCTGGAATATATTACTATACATGGAATCAAAAAAAATACCATGAATTTAGAGATGAATATAAAAGAAGATTAGACGGTACCTATGATCCAAACCACCCTATTTATGGAGATTTAGACAATGACCGTTTAGTTCGTGCGCAAAAATTTCACCAAAGAAATAGAGATTTATCTGCTTTAATTACAGCTGTTATTTATATTTTAAATATTGTTGATGCTAATATTGATGGGCATTTAATGCAATTTAATGTCAATGATAATTTATCTATTAAACCAGATATGAATCAAAATCAAATCGATTACAAATTCAATTACGGAATGACACTTACGTTTAATTTTTAA
- the dapB gene encoding 4-hydroxy-tetrahydrodipicolinate reductase: MKIALLGYGKMGKVIERIALERGHEIVLKKDQDNTFEGLLNADVAIDFSVPDSAVINISECLNNGIPVISGTTGWLSDYPKMVALCEDKNGSFIYGSNFSLGVNVFFELNEYLAKMMANLKQYNVSMEEIHHIQKLDAPSGTAITLAEGVIKNTDYSNWTLETPNSNEIHIEAKRIENVPGTHSIFYDSEVDQIEIKHTAHSREGFALGAVVAAEWLVDKKGVFTMKDVLFNGSKL, from the coding sequence ATGAAAATTGCACTTTTAGGTTACGGAAAAATGGGTAAAGTTATTGAAAGAATAGCTTTAGAGAGAGGGCATGAAATCGTATTAAAAAAAGATCAAGACAACACTTTTGAAGGATTATTAAATGCTGATGTTGCCATCGACTTTAGTGTACCCGATAGCGCTGTTATCAATATTTCAGAATGTTTAAATAATGGAATCCCAGTAATTTCTGGAACAACAGGTTGGTTATCCGATTATCCAAAAATGGTGGCTTTGTGTGAAGATAAAAACGGAAGTTTTATCTATGGTTCTAATTTTAGTTTAGGTGTAAATGTGTTTTTTGAATTAAACGAATATTTAGCCAAAATGATGGCCAACTTGAAACAATACAACGTTTCAATGGAAGAAATTCATCACATACAAAAGTTAGATGCACCAAGCGGAACAGCCATAACATTAGCAGAAGGAGTTATCAAAAATACTGATTATTCTAATTGGACATTAGAAACTCCAAATAGTAACGAAATACATATAGAAGCAAAACGCATTGAAAATGTTCCAGGAACGCATAGTATTTTTTACGATAGTGAAGTTGACCAAATCGAAATCAAACACACAGCACACAGCAGAGAAGGTTTTGCATTAGGAGCTGTTGTCGCAGCAGAATGGTTAGTTGATAAAAAAGGTGTTTTTACTATGAAAGATGTACTTTTTAATGGTTCTAAGCTATAG